One genomic region from Anabaena sp. PCC 7108 encodes:
- a CDS encoding L-threonylcarbamoyladenylate synthase, translated as MAKIFTIHPDNPQNRRIDEIKLALSSGAIMLYPTDTVYAIGCDLNAKSAVERVRQIKQLANDKPLTFLCPSLSNVATYAFVSDTAYRIMKRLIPGSYTFLLPATKLVPRLVQSPKRKTTGIRVPNHIVCLALLEALENPIISTSAHLPPNDVDDGIVGVNPDSILSRVELFDRLDNLVDIIIDTGEEPTSEVSTILDLTDEEPVITRRGLGWEAAAAWV; from the coding sequence ATGGCAAAAATTTTCACAATTCATCCTGATAATCCTCAAAACCGCCGAATAGATGAGATAAAGTTGGCGCTCTCTAGTGGCGCTATCATGCTCTACCCTACTGATACAGTCTATGCAATTGGTTGTGATTTGAATGCCAAGTCGGCGGTGGAAAGAGTGCGACAAATTAAGCAGTTAGCGAATGATAAACCACTGACCTTTTTATGTCCCTCACTTTCTAATGTGGCGACTTATGCCTTCGTAAGTGATACAGCCTATCGGATTATGAAGCGGTTGATACCAGGAAGCTATACATTTTTGCTACCTGCTACCAAGTTAGTACCGCGACTGGTACAAAGTCCCAAGCGTAAAACGACGGGAATTCGAGTGCCAAATCATATTGTCTGTTTGGCATTGCTGGAAGCGTTAGAAAATCCGATTATTTCCACTTCGGCACATTTACCACCAAATGATGTAGACGATGGAATAGTTGGAGTTAATCCAGATTCTATTCTGTCACGGGTAGAGCTATTTGACCGTTTGGATAACTTGGTAGATATTATTATAGACACGGGCGAAGAGCCGACTTCTGAAGTGTCTACCATTTTAGACTTGACGGATGAAGAACCAGTAATTACACGGAGGGGGTTAGGTTGGGAAGCAGCAGCAGCTTGGGTATAA
- a CDS encoding HetZ-related protein, with protein sequence MKANLVNLPNSTPAFDSDVSNEDLSAGNTDTLVQLLGQELQTQVKASVGCVQAIAERIAKEVERICDKSSRIQTSGQIRSWQITLARHRIQKCLRYYQLGSRQGRVELHSSLGAIVYRHVTIAGSELGFEARYNLIEDFLQAFYIEAIKAFRRENELPEDYTPRTQLQLAEYMAFTEQYAKRRINLPGGANQQLIVLRAQGFARRQPQETTVDIEMAVDSAKTEEAESYQRNLAVQQIRSQMVAKPNFDPSEESERDRVITELMKYLESQGQSDCMDYLSLKLQDLSAPEIDQILGLTSRQRDYLQQRFKYHVEKFAKQHHWQLVHQWLGAGLEHKLGLSSQQWDTFWNQLTEQQQQIFNLKTALENDQAIAKAVQCTPKQLQKRWTQMLELAWAIRNGHAEVKTC encoded by the coding sequence ATGAAAGCTAACCTCGTCAATCTGCCAAATTCTACACCTGCTTTTGACAGCGATGTTTCAAACGAAGACTTATCAGCTGGTAACACTGATACTTTAGTGCAACTGCTAGGTCAGGAATTGCAGACTCAAGTTAAAGCTTCGGTTGGGTGTGTGCAAGCTATAGCCGAGCGCATAGCCAAAGAAGTAGAACGCATTTGTGATAAAAGCTCTCGCATCCAAACTTCTGGGCAAATCAGGTCTTGGCAGATTACTTTAGCAAGACATCGAATACAAAAGTGCCTGCGTTACTACCAGTTGGGTTCAAGACAAGGACGTGTGGAATTACATAGTAGTCTAGGTGCTATTGTTTATCGCCACGTTACAATTGCCGGTTCAGAATTAGGTTTTGAAGCTCGTTACAATCTGATTGAAGATTTTCTCCAAGCTTTTTATATCGAAGCGATTAAAGCTTTTCGTCGGGAAAATGAATTACCGGAAGATTACACCCCCCGTACTCAGCTACAACTAGCTGAGTATATGGCGTTTACAGAGCAGTATGCTAAACGCCGGATTAATTTACCGGGTGGTGCTAATCAACAATTGATTGTATTACGCGCTCAAGGTTTTGCTCGCCGTCAGCCTCAAGAAACTACTGTAGATATTGAGATGGCTGTGGATTCAGCTAAGACTGAAGAAGCAGAATCTTATCAACGTAATTTGGCGGTGCAGCAGATTAGGTCGCAAATGGTTGCTAAACCTAATTTTGATCCATCTGAGGAGTCGGAACGCGATCGCGTGATTACAGAATTGATGAAATATCTGGAATCTCAAGGTCAATCTGATTGCATGGATTACCTGTCTCTCAAGCTGCAAGACCTCTCAGCACCGGAAATTGACCAAATTCTAGGCTTAACTAGCCGTCAGCGTGACTATTTGCAACAACGCTTTAAATACCATGTGGAAAAATTTGCCAAACAACACCATTGGCAATTAGTACATCAATGGTTAGGTGCTGGTTTGGAACATAAGTTGGGTTTATCTTCCCAGCAGTGGGATACTTTCTGGAATCAACTCACAGAACAGCAACAGCAAATCTTTAATCTGAAAACTGCTCTTGAGAATGATCAAGCGATCGCAAAAGCTGTCCAATGTACCCCCAAACAGTTACAAAAGCGCTGGACTCAAATGTTAGAACTAGCATGGGCTATTCGCAATGGTCATGCTGAAGTTAAAACCTGCTGA
- a CDS encoding mechanosensitive ion channel family protein → MNSSKKYFINKFLTLALMVFILIIAIPFAYSQDTAPPTDKTPAVSKIDGAPVVLGDQTLFVIKAGVGSFSALERSQAVTNRIEIMAKDLTIPVSSLKVSEQPNTTNVLSGDKVIFTITDGDAKAAGKTTQELANEYVQTISTNITKYRQDRSLKNILFGVLYTVISTVVLLIVFKILNQIFQKIFNWVSNWQGTSIPAVRIQNFELLPASRITYILNNIIKSIRLVVVLGILFIYVPLVLSFFPWTRKISTNLLSYLFLSLEGAIEGLVAYLPKVIYLGIIIVCAYYIIKFIRPIFRELGNGNLSLPGFYPEWAEPTFKLALFLIVALALVVAMPFLPGFGSPAFQGISVFLGVLLSLGSSAAVANIVAGVILIYTRAFRIGDRIKINDAIGDIVEKTLFVTRIRTVKNVVITIPNGTVLTSQIINYSALAQDPNYYLVLHTTVTLGYDVPWRKVHQVLIDAAVATPRILKEPAPFILQTSLDDFYVSYEINAYTNQPAIMARIYSELHQNIQDKCNEADIEILSPHYSAIRDGNQITIPENYLPKDYKAPGFRLSPLDSPLNPSNGKESGSNQQ, encoded by the coding sequence ATGAATAGTAGTAAAAAATATTTTATAAATAAATTCCTAACTTTGGCTTTGATGGTATTTATACTCATCATTGCTATACCTTTTGCCTATTCTCAGGATACTGCTCCACCCACTGATAAAACTCCAGCTGTTAGTAAGATAGATGGCGCTCCTGTAGTTTTGGGAGATCAAACATTATTTGTTATTAAAGCAGGTGTCGGGTCGTTTTCAGCATTAGAGCGATCGCAAGCGGTGACAAACAGAATTGAAATCATGGCTAAAGACCTAACAATTCCCGTTAGTTCCTTAAAAGTTTCTGAGCAACCAAATACAACAAATGTATTATCTGGTGATAAAGTCATATTTACGATTACAGATGGTGATGCAAAAGCCGCAGGTAAGACAACTCAAGAACTGGCTAATGAATATGTGCAAACAATTAGTACTAATATCACTAAATATAGACAAGACAGGAGCTTAAAAAATATTCTCTTTGGCGTTCTTTATACGGTTATTTCTACCGTTGTCCTTTTGATTGTTTTCAAGATTTTAAATCAGATATTTCAGAAAATATTTAATTGGGTAAGTAATTGGCAAGGAACAAGCATACCTGCTGTACGCATTCAAAATTTTGAGCTTTTGCCTGCATCACGAATCACCTATATTTTAAATAATATTATTAAGTCAATTCGCCTTGTAGTGGTACTGGGTATCCTCTTTATTTATGTTCCATTAGTATTGAGTTTCTTCCCCTGGACTAGAAAAATTAGCACAAATCTGTTGAGTTATTTATTTTTATCTTTGGAAGGTGCTATAGAGGGATTAGTTGCTTATTTACCTAAAGTAATTTACCTGGGAATAATTATTGTTTGTGCGTATTATATTATTAAGTTTATTCGACCTATTTTTAGAGAATTAGGTAACGGGAATTTATCTTTACCTGGATTTTACCCAGAATGGGCAGAACCTACTTTTAAACTAGCGTTATTTTTAATAGTCGCTTTGGCGTTAGTAGTGGCGATGCCTTTTTTACCTGGATTTGGTTCACCAGCATTTCAGGGAATTTCGGTCTTTTTGGGTGTTCTGCTATCACTCGGTTCATCCGCAGCTGTGGCTAACATTGTTGCAGGGGTGATTCTCATTTATACTCGCGCTTTTCGGATTGGCGATCGCATCAAGATTAACGATGCAATTGGTGATATCGTCGAGAAAACTTTGTTTGTCACCCGGATTCGCACTGTCAAAAATGTCGTCATTACTATCCCCAATGGGACAGTGCTAACCAGCCAGATTATCAACTATAGCGCTCTGGCTCAAGACCCCAACTATTATTTAGTTCTGCACACTACGGTAACTCTTGGCTATGATGTACCGTGGCGAAAAGTTCATCAGGTGCTAATAGATGCGGCTGTAGCAACACCACGTATCCTCAAAGAACCTGCGCCGTTTATATTACAAACCAGTTTGGATGATTTCTATGTTAGTTATGAAATCAACGCTTATACAAATCAGCCCGCGATTATGGCGAGAATTTACTCAGAACTCCATCAGAACATCCAAGATAAATGCAACGAAGCAGATATTGAAATTCTCTCTCCGCATTATTCAGCAATTCGAGATGGTAATCAAATCACCATTCCCGAAAATTACTTACCTAAAGACTACAAAGCACCGGGATTTCGCCTCTCTCCCCTCGACAGTCCATTAAATCCATCAAATGGCAAAGAATCTGGGTCAAATCAGCAATGA
- a CDS encoding lipopolysaccharide assembly protein LapA domain-containing protein, which yields MRILTLLALAIAIASVTFALQNSAPVAVQFLGWRSLDLSMALILLITFSFGVLFGFIVSLFPAIKGMRKRSELMREIEQQTYENEDLNRQLTEANNQLQVLQSTQPQHYLPQDTSSNYSSDAYRCLY from the coding sequence ATGCGAATACTGACTTTATTAGCATTAGCGATCGCGATCGCATCTGTGACTTTCGCACTGCAAAACTCAGCCCCGGTAGCAGTACAATTTTTAGGGTGGCGATCGCTAGACTTGTCAATGGCGCTAATACTTCTAATTACCTTTAGTTTTGGCGTATTATTTGGCTTCATTGTCTCATTATTTCCAGCCATCAAAGGTATGAGAAAAAGGTCTGAACTCATGCGGGAAATCGAACAACAGACCTACGAAAATGAAGACCTCAATCGTCAACTAACAGAAGCAAACAATCAACTTCAGGTGCTGCAATCTACACAACCACAACACTATTTACCTCAAGACACATCATCAAATTACTCCTCAGATGCCTATAGATGCCTATATTGA
- a CDS encoding mechanosensitive ion channel family protein, whose translation MDFINTIQHWLKDPAVGKLIQVCIAVLVITLIVRALSNSVPRYIQDNDTRYHLRKTINFIGYGLIFLFAASIFSDNFRQLTVIFGVIGAGVAFALQEVIASFAGWVAISFGQFYKPGDRVLLGGIRGDVIDISILRTTIMECGDWVKADLYNGRIVRIANSFVFKEPVFNYSADFPFVWDEITVPVKYGSDRRLTREIIQRVADDVVGEYVIHARERWQNMVHKYLIEDARIEPTVTLAANDNWMEFTLRYVVDYKKRRGKKDELFSNILDEIDLTEGRVAIASTTIHLVETPTLDVRLSKNENGFKTQV comes from the coding sequence ATGGACTTTATAAATACAATTCAACATTGGCTAAAAGACCCTGCTGTGGGAAAACTTATCCAAGTCTGCATAGCTGTTTTAGTTATTACTCTCATCGTCCGCGCCTTAAGTAATTCTGTACCTCGTTACATTCAGGATAATGATACCCGCTATCACCTCCGCAAGACAATCAACTTCATCGGCTATGGGTTGATTTTTCTGTTTGCTGCTAGTATATTTAGCGACAACTTCCGCCAGTTAACAGTCATCTTCGGGGTTATTGGTGCTGGTGTCGCTTTTGCTTTGCAAGAGGTAATTGCCAGCTTTGCAGGCTGGGTTGCTATCTCTTTTGGTCAATTTTATAAGCCTGGAGACAGAGTTTTACTTGGGGGAATTAGGGGAGACGTTATAGATATCAGTATTCTCCGTACCACCATCATGGAGTGTGGTGACTGGGTGAAAGCCGACCTTTATAACGGACGGATTGTGCGGATTGCGAATAGCTTTGTCTTCAAAGAACCCGTGTTTAATTATTCTGCCGACTTTCCTTTTGTCTGGGATGAGATTACTGTACCAGTAAAATACGGAAGCGATCGCCGCTTAACAAGAGAAATCATTCAACGAGTTGCAGATGATGTTGTTGGTGAGTACGTAATTCATGCTAGGGAAAGATGGCAAAATATGGTACATAAGTATTTAATTGAAGATGCCAGAATTGAACCAACTGTTACCTTAGCTGCCAATGATAACTGGATGGAATTTACACTACGGTATGTAGTAGACTATAAGAAGCGTCGAGGTAAAAAAGATGAACTTTTCAGCAATATCCTCGATGAGATTGATCTAACAGAGGGTCGAGTTGCTATTGCTTCCACAACTATTCATCTTGTTGAAACACCCACACTAGATGTCAGATTGTCAAAGAATGAAAATGGTTTTAAAACTCAAGTGTAA
- a CDS encoding PD-(D/E)XK nuclease superfamily protein, protein MEKRLHHLNLNIQDCYPAAAIVLIDGGGMKPQAISWLTKQVGYNQNLLAVHNLSSFIAWSNNHI, encoded by the coding sequence GTGGAAAAGCGGTTACATCATCTAAATTTAAATATTCAAGATTGTTATCCAGCAGCAGCAATCGTATTAATTGACGGTGGAGGTATGAAACCACAAGCCATATCATGGTTAACCAAACAAGTTGGGTATAATCAGAATTTGCTCGCAGTTCATAATTTAAGTTCCTTTATTGCCTGGTCTAACAATCATATTTAA